The Trypanosoma brucei brucei TREU927 chromosome 9, whole genome shotgun sequence genome includes a window with the following:
- a CDS encoding DNA topoisomerase II (identical to DNA topoisomerase II (EC 5.99.1.3)(Swiss-Prot:P12531) (Trypanosoma brucei brucei)) yields the protein MAEAHKYKKLTPIEHVLTRPEMYIGSLDTTATPMFIYDEQKGHMVWETVKLNHGLLKIVDEILLNASDNISNRSARMTYIRVTITDTGEITIENDGAGIPIVRSREHKLYIPEMVFGHLLTSSNYDDDNQNAVAGRHGYGAKLTNILSLSFSVCCRTNGREFHMSWQDHMRKATAPRVSNVGTKEKNVTRVKFLPDYERFGMKEKKISNDMKRVLYKRIMDLSAMFPNIQITLNGSSFGFKSFKDYATLYSAMTPKGEKPPPPYVYESKSGCVAFIPSVVPGVRRMFGVVNGVVTYNGGTHCNAAQDILTGCLDGVERELKKENKVMDTNRVLRHFTILVFLVQVQPKFDSQNKARLVSTPTMPRVPRQDVMKYLLRMPFLEAHVSTITGQLAQELNKEIGTGRRMSSKTLLTSITKLVDATSTRRDPKHTRTLIVTEGDSAKALAQNSLSSDQKRYTGVFPLRGKLLNVRNKNLKRLRNCKELQELFCALGLELDKDYTDADELRYQRILIMTDQDADGSHIKGLVINAFESLWPSLLVRNPGFISIFSTPIVKARLRDKSVVSFFSMKEFHKWQRSNANTPYTCKYYKGLGTSTTAEGKEYFKDMEKHTMRLLVDRSDHKLLDNVFDSQEVEWRKDWMTKANAFTGEVDIDRSKKMLTVTDFVHKEMVHFALVGNARALAHSVDGLKPSQRKIIWALMRRSGNEAAKVAQLSGYISEASAFHHGETSLQETMIKMAQSFTGGNNVNLLVPEGQFGSRQQLGNDHAAPRYIFTKLSKVARLLFPSEDDPLLDYIVEEGQQVEPNHYVPILPLLLCNGSVGIGFGFASNIPPFHPLDVSAAVRAMISGEAAKSVVRRLVPWAVGFQGEIRRGPEGEFIAVGTYTYCKGGRVHVTELPWTCSVEAFREHISYLATKDIVNRIADYSGANHVDIDVEVAQGAVNTYAECESELGLTQRIHINGTVFSPNGTLSPLESDLTPVLQWHYDRRLDLYKKRRQRNLMLLEQELAREKSTLKFVQHFRAGHIDFANATEATLEKVCSKLGLVRVDDSFDYILRKPITFYTKTSFENLLKKIAETERRIEALKKTTPVQLWLGELDQFDRFFQDHEKKMVEAILKERRQRSPPSDLLPGLQQPRLEVEEAKGGKKFEMRVQVRKYVPPPTKRGAGGRSDGDGGATAAGAAAAVGGRGEKKGPGRAGGVRRMVLDALAKRVTRLLPRLLF from the coding sequence ATGGCGGAGGCACACAAGTATAAGAAGCTCACACCTATTGAGCATGTACTCACACGACCAGAGATGTACATTGGTAGTCTCGACACAACGGCAACCCCCATGTTTATATACGATGAACAGAAGGGTCACATGGTGTGGGAGACGGTGAAACTGAATCACGGTTTGCTGAAAATCGTGGATGAAATTCTGCTAAATGCATCTGATAACATCTCCAACAGAAGTGCGCGCATGACGTATATCCGCGTGACCATCACGGACACGGGTGAGATTACTATAGAGAACGACGGCGCTGGGATCCCCATCGTACGCAGTCGAGAGCATAAATTATATATACCAGAGATGGTATTCGGTCACCTACTTACCAGCTCTAATTATGATGACGATAACCAAAATGCAGTTGCTGGTCGCCACGGTTACGGTGCAAAGCTAACCAACATTCTTTCCCTGAGCTTTTCCGTCTGCTGCCGCACAAATGGGAGGGAGTTTCACATGAGTTGGCAGGATCACATGAGGAAGGCAACGGCTCCACGCGTTTCAAACGTCggcacaaaagagaaaaatgtcACGCGTGTGAAGTTTCTCCCCGACTACGAGCGATTTGGCATGAAGGAGAAGAAAATTTCAAACGACATGAAGCGTGTGCTCTACAAGCGCATTATGGACCTTTCCGCAATGTTTCCGAATATTCAAATAACCCTGAACGGCTCATCCTTTGGCTTCAAGTCCTTTAAGGACTATGCGACTCTGTACAGTGCCATGACCCCAAAGGGAGAGaaaccaccgccaccatACGTATACGAGAGTAAAAGCGGTTGCGTTGCCTTCATTCCTTCAGTAGTCCCCGGGGTGCGGCGGATGTTTGGTGTGGTCAACGGTGTGGTAACGTATAATGGCGGTACGCATTGCAATGCTGCGCAGGATATATTGACCGGCTGCCTCGATGGCGTGGAACGGGAATTAAAGAAGGAGAACAAAGTGATGGACACTAATCGAGTGCTTCGTCACTTCACTATTCTAGTTTTCCTCGTGCAGGTGCAGCCAAAGTTTGATTCTCAGAACAAAGCTCGACTTGTTTCTACCCCCACGATGCCCCGTGTTCCTCGGCAAGATGTGATGAAATATCTTCTGCGCATGCCTTTTCTCGAGGCTCATGTGAGTACTATTACGGGACAGTTAGCGCAGGAACTAAATAAGGAGATCGGCACCGGACGCCGTATGAGTAGCAAAACCCTCCTGACCTCCATAACGAAACTGGTAGATGCAACTTCTACACGCCGTGACCCAAAACATACCCGCACGTTAATTGTTACTGAAGGTGACTCCGCAAAGGCTCTCGCGCAGAACTCTTTATCGAGTGACCAAAAGCGATATACAGGCGTATTTCCGCTTCGGGGTAAGCTGCTAAACGTGCGTAACAAGAATCTTAAGCGACTGAGGAACTGcaaggagttgcaggaacTGTTTTGTGCCCTGGGACTTGAGCTAGATAAAGATTACACCGACGCCGATGAACTACGATACCAACGCATACTTATCATGACAGATCAGGACGCAGATGGCTCACACATTAAGGGTTTGGTTATCAACGCGTTCGAGTCTTTGTGGCCCTCGTTGCTGGTACGAAATCCTGGGTTCATCTCTATATTCTCCACACCCATCGTAAAGGCACGACTGCGCGACAAGTCGGTGGTATCCTTCTTCAGCATGAAGGAGTTTCACAAGTGGCAGCGCTCAAATGCAAATACACCATACACATGTAAGTACTATAAGGGTCTCGGTACTTCTACCACTGCTGAGggaaaagagtacttcaagGATATGGAGAAACACACAATGCGCTTACTCGTGGACCGCTCCGATCATAagcttcttgacaatgtttTCGACTCACAGGAGGTAGAATGGCGAAAGGACTGGATGACCAAGGCGAATGCTTTTACCGGCGAGGTGGATATTGATCGTAGCAAGAAAATGCTAACGGTCACAGATTTTGTGCATAAGGAGATGGTTCATTTCGCCCTTGTTGGTAATGCCCGTGCGCTTGCGCACTCTGTAGACGGGCTTAAGCCTTCTCAGCGAAAGATTATTTGGGCTCTTATGCGGCGGTCCGGTAATGAGGCGGCGAAGGTGGCACAACTATCAGGTTACATATCAGAAGCTTCCGCTTTTCATCATGGTGAGACTTCATTGCAGGAGACGATGATTAAGATGGCGCAGAGCTTCACTGGTGGTAACAACGTCAACCTTCTCGTCCCTGAGGGTCAGTTCGGTTCTCGTCAGCAACTCGGTAATGATCATGCGGCACCCCGTTACATTTTCACAAAGCTTTCAAAAGTAGCCCGCTTGCTTTTCCCTAGTGAGGATGACCCATTGCTAGACTACATTGTGGAAGAGGGTCAGCAGGTGGAGCCGAACCATTACGTTCCAATCCTACCGCTGCTCCTCTGCAACGGAAGTGTGGGCATCGGTTTCGGTTTTGCGTCGAATATTCCACCATTCCACCCGTTGGACGTATCTGCAGCGGTACGAGCGATGATTAGCGGCGAAGCTGCCAAGTCGGTTGTCCGTCGACTTGTGCCGTGGGCTGTAGGCTTTCAGGGTGAGATACGTCGTGGCCCCGAAGGAGAGTTTATTGCTGTGGGAACGTATACTTACTGTAAGGGTGGTCGTGTGCATGTTACGGAGCTTCCTTGGACGTGTAGCGTTGAAGCATTCCGTGAGCACATTTCTTACCTCGCCACAAAGGATATTGTTAACCGCATTGCCGACTATTCCGGCGCCAATCACGTTGACATTGATGTGGAAGTTGCTCAGGGTGCGGTGAACACATATGCTGAGTGCGAGTCGGAACTTGGCCTCACGCAACGTATTCACATCAACGGTACAGTCTTTTCACCGAATGGAACTCTTTCACCTCTGGAAAGTGACCTCACACCCGTCCTCCAGTGGCACTACGACCGCAGACTTGATTTATATAAAAAGAGGCGACAACGTAATTTGATGCTGTTGGAGCAGGAATTGGCCAGAGAGAAGTCGACACTCAAATTTGTGCAACACTTCCGTGCCGGCCACATTGACTTTGCGAATGCTACGGAGGCAACACTTGAAAAGGTGTGTTCAAAGTTAGGGTTAGTACGTGTAGATGACTCGTTCGACTACATTTTGCGTAAACCCATCACGTTCTATACCAAAACAAGTTTTGAAAATCTTCTCAAGAAGATCGCGGAGACGGAGCGGCGCATTGAAGCTCTCAAGAAGACAACCCCTGTGCAGTTGTGGTTGGGCGAACTTGACCAATTTGATCGCTTCTTTCAGGACCATGAGAAAAAGATGGTGGAGGCTAttttgaaggaaagaaggcagCGATCACCCCCGAGTGACCTTCTCCCTGGTCTTCAACAGCCGCGtctggaggtggaggaggcaaAGGGTGGTAAAAAATTTGAGATGCGGGTTCAGGTGCGAAAGTACGTCCCTCCACCAACCAAGCGGGGAGCGGGGGGCCGTAGTGATGGTGACGGAGGCGCAACTGCGGccggtgctgctgcagccgTGGGGGGAAGAGGTGAAAAGAAGGGCCCGGGACGAGCCGGTGGGGTTCGACGTATGGTACTCGACGCCCTTGCGAAGCGTGTGACACGTTTGCTGCCGCGTCTGCTGTTCTAG